A section of the Anabaena cylindrica PCC 7122 genome encodes:
- a CDS encoding DUF488 family protein, with the protein MSNSVDLFTIGFTQKTAQKFFDTLVKSGVKRVIDTRLNNVSQLAGFAKKTDLEYFLKKLGNIEYVHILELAPTKDILDEYKKNKGEWSVYEQKFLHLMAEREIEKKVKPEILDGGCLLCSEAKPHYCHRRLVAEYLSTKWGNVKICHL; encoded by the coding sequence ATGAGTAATTCCGTTGACTTATTCACAATCGGCTTTACCCAAAAAACTGCCCAGAAATTCTTTGATACTCTTGTTAAATCTGGAGTGAAGCGTGTTATTGATACGCGGCTAAATAATGTCTCTCAATTAGCAGGATTTGCAAAGAAAACAGACTTAGAATATTTTCTAAAAAAGCTTGGTAATATTGAATATGTTCACATTCTTGAACTAGCACCAACAAAAGATATTTTAGATGAATATAAAAAAAATAAAGGTGAGTGGTCAGTTTATGAGCAGAAATTTCTCCATCTGATGGCTGAAAGAGAAATTGAGAAGAAGGTTAAACCAGAAATATTAGATGGTGGATGTCTTTTGTGTAGCGAGGCCAAACCCCATTACTGTCATCGCCGATTAGTGGCAGAATATTTAAGTACCAAGTGGGGAAATGTCAAAATATGTCATCTGTGA
- a CDS encoding SDR family NAD(P)-dependent oxidoreductase encodes MKIQNKVALITGASRGIGKAIALELAQQGVKRLILVARDRHKLAAVAQEIEAFGTETIIMDLDLTESVKVNIAIAQLWRTDGPIHLLVNCAGVAYQNSFLQSKLPQVQEEISINLLGMYNLTSLIARRMASQKEGTIVNVSSLMGKVAAPTMATYSATKFAILGFTQALRRELAEHNIRVVALLPTLTDTDMVRDLKLFRGVTPMTPQQVAQALTRGLEKDSSEILVGWQSHLAVLCQNFAPWLLEIVLRLAAPRKQPQTNLIKSWVTKIQHFSNSLFSRNRLAFGSVRK; translated from the coding sequence ATGAAGATTCAAAATAAAGTTGCTCTCATTACAGGTGCTTCCCGTGGAATTGGCAAAGCGATCGCACTAGAGTTAGCCCAGCAAGGGGTAAAGCGGTTGATATTGGTAGCACGCGATCGCCATAAATTAGCCGCAGTAGCGCAAGAAATCGAAGCATTCGGCACCGAAACCATAATCATGGACTTAGATTTAACAGAGTCAGTCAAAGTTAATATAGCGATCGCTCAACTATGGCGCACAGATGGCCCCATACACCTTTTAGTTAACTGTGCAGGAGTCGCATATCAGAACTCATTTCTGCAATCAAAACTCCCCCAAGTCCAAGAAGAAATCTCCATCAACTTGTTAGGAATGTACAACCTCACGAGTCTGATAGCCCGTCGTATGGCCAGTCAAAAAGAGGGAACAATCGTCAATGTTTCCAGTCTCATGGGGAAAGTTGCCGCACCCACAATGGCCACCTATTCAGCCACCAAGTTTGCAATTCTCGGCTTTACCCAAGCCCTCCGTCGGGAACTAGCAGAACACAACATCCGCGTTGTCGCCTTACTTCCCACCCTCACCGACACAGACATGGTGCGCGACTTAAAACTATTTCGTGGAGTCACCCCCATGACACCCCAACAAGTAGCCCAAGCACTTACCAGAGGACTGGAAAAAGACTCATCAGAAATCTTAGTCGGATGGCAATCTCATTTAGCCGTTTTGTGTCAAAATTTTGCCCCTTGGTTGTTAGAAATAGTTTTAAGACTAGCAGCACCAAGAAAACAACCCCAAACCAACTTAATCAAGAGTTGGGTAACAAAAATCCAGCATTTTAGCAATTCGTTGTTCTCTAGAAATAGGCTGGCTTTTGGTTCAGTCCGTAAGTAG
- a CDS encoding DUF488 family protein — MELFTIGHSNHSIEAFIELLLEHNVSALADVRSHPYSRYLPHFNSIKLKDSLKRVNIKYVFLGQELGARPKNPECYVDGKAVYEKIAATELFREGIKRVINGLKDYRISLMCAEKDPIVCHRAILVCQHLRNERNLQINHIKNNGDLESHDKLEDRLLARHGLKQLALVAAPLQLSLFSDSSQNLQPSNLPSREESIKEAYRLQSDEVAYVEKKGNEYE; from the coding sequence ATGGAACTGTTTACTATTGGTCATTCAAATCACAGTATAGAAGCGTTTATTGAGCTTTTGCTAGAGCATAATGTTTCAGCATTGGCAGATGTGCGATCTCATCCTTACAGCCGTTACTTACCCCACTTTAACAGCATAAAACTGAAAGATTCGCTTAAAAGAGTAAATATAAAATATGTATTTTTAGGACAAGAACTAGGCGCTAGACCAAAAAACCCAGAATGTTATGTTGATGGTAAAGCTGTATATGAAAAAATTGCTGCTACCGAATTATTTAGAGAAGGAATTAAACGTGTAATTAATGGGTTGAAAGATTATAGAATTTCTTTGATGTGTGCGGAAAAAGATCCCATTGTTTGCCATCGCGCTATTTTAGTTTGTCAACATTTACGAAATGAACGTAATTTACAAATTAATCATATTAAAAATAATGGCGACTTAGAATCACATGATAAACTTGAAGACAGATTATTAGCTAGACATGGTTTAAAACAATTGGCTCTTGTAGCAGCGCCACTTCAGTTATCTCTCTTTTCTGATAGTTCACAAAATCTTCAGCCTTCTAATTTACCTTCAAGAGAAGAGTCTATAAAAGAGGCTTATAGATTGCAAAGTGATGAAGTTGCTTATGTAGAAAAAAAAGGAAATGAATATGAGTAA
- the pheT gene encoding phenylalanine--tRNA ligase subunit beta — MRISLNWLRELVEIKLSPEELAETLTIAGFEVEDIEDRRTWANGVVVGKVLERQPHPNADKLSVCTVDIGADETLNIVCGAANVRADIYVPVATTGTYLPNIDLKIKPAKLRGVPSNGMICSLKELGLPTDIDGIHIFTQENLALGSDVRPLLGLEDVILDVATTANRADALSMVGIAREVAALTGGKLSIPAPGEVTIIKDTGNLGLKISEPQACPAYIGTVIEQIKIAPSPEWLKQRLLAAGVRPINNVVDITNFVLLERGQPLHAFDGDRLKSVAGGENLTVGVRFANAGETLKTLDGQTRTLSTQNLLITANNKAVALAGVMGGEETEVYEGTQSLVLEAALFDSVAIRRSSRSVGLRSEASGRYERGVNRAELETACNRALSLISELAAGVIVQQEISDHRPDSSTWSHSITLRLDRVNEVLGPIELGEETGVLEAEDVEKILTALGCKLIGSGERTWTVTVPPYRYRDLEREIDLIEEIARLYGYDKFCDTLPEKSEAGYLPLDQELIRKLRAYLRAEGLTELIHYSLVKPGESQQVVLTNPLFAEYSALRTDLIAGLIDACQYNIEQGNGVLNGFEIGRIFWREEEGLEEAEMLAGIIGGDSTLGKWSRGGREQPITWFEAKGILESVFKQFSLLVEFQPENRDSRLHPGRTASLWVRGNRLGTFGQVHPQLRREKGLPEAVYVFQLNLDVLLNALDDDELLVPKFNSYSTYPASDRDIAFFAPVKVTVSEIEKVITKAGKGLLDSVELFDEYRGEHVPEGQRSLAFRLVYRSSDRTLTENEVEPVHNKVRTALVEKFGVSLRS; from the coding sequence ATGCGTATTTCTCTAAATTGGTTACGGGAACTAGTAGAAATAAAACTTAGCCCAGAAGAATTGGCGGAAACCCTGACAATAGCTGGGTTTGAAGTAGAAGATATTGAAGATCGCCGCACTTGGGCAAATGGCGTAGTTGTGGGGAAAGTCCTTGAGCGTCAACCTCACCCCAACGCTGATAAACTGAGTGTATGTACAGTAGATATTGGGGCAGATGAGACTTTAAATATTGTTTGTGGTGCGGCTAATGTCCGTGCGGATATTTATGTCCCAGTTGCCACTACAGGTACTTATTTACCAAATATCGACTTAAAAATTAAACCTGCAAAATTACGCGGTGTCCCATCTAATGGGATGATCTGTTCTTTAAAAGAACTGGGTTTACCTACAGATATAGATGGAATTCATATTTTCACCCAAGAAAATCTAGCCTTGGGTAGTGATGTGCGTCCCTTGTTGGGTTTGGAGGATGTAATTTTAGATGTTGCTACTACCGCTAACCGTGCTGATGCTTTAAGTATGGTGGGTATCGCTAGGGAAGTGGCAGCTTTGACTGGTGGAAAATTATCTATTCCCGCACCTGGTGAAGTCACAATTATCAAAGATACAGGGAACTTAGGTTTAAAAATTTCTGAACCCCAAGCTTGTCCTGCTTATATTGGCACGGTAATTGAACAGATCAAAATTGCGCCCTCACCGGAATGGTTAAAACAGCGTTTGCTGGCTGCTGGGGTAAGACCAATTAATAATGTGGTGGACATCACCAACTTTGTATTGTTGGAACGGGGACAACCTCTACACGCTTTTGATGGCGATCGCTTAAAATCTGTAGCTGGGGGTGAAAATTTAACCGTTGGTGTCCGCTTTGCTAATGCTGGTGAAACCCTCAAAACCTTAGATGGCCAAACTCGCACCCTCTCCACTCAGAATTTATTAATTACTGCTAACAACAAAGCTGTAGCTTTAGCAGGAGTAATGGGTGGTGAAGAAACTGAAGTTTATGAAGGTACACAAAGCCTGGTTTTAGAAGCGGCTTTATTTGATTCTGTCGCTATTCGGCGTTCTTCTCGCAGTGTAGGGTTAAGAAGTGAAGCTTCGGGTAGATATGAAAGAGGAGTTAATCGCGCTGAATTAGAAACGGCTTGCAATAGAGCTTTATCACTAATTAGCGAATTAGCAGCGGGTGTAATTGTCCAGCAAGAAATTTCTGATCACCGTCCTGACTCTTCTACCTGGTCACATTCCATAACACTGCGTTTAGATAGAGTTAATGAAGTCCTAGGGCCAATTGAATTGGGAGAAGAAACGGGAGTACTAGAAGCAGAAGATGTAGAAAAAATCTTAACTGCATTAGGGTGCAAATTAATTGGTAGTGGAGAACGCACATGGACAGTTACCGTCCCCCCCTATCGTTACCGCGACTTAGAACGAGAAATTGATTTAATTGAAGAAATTGCCCGTCTTTATGGTTATGACAAATTCTGCGACACCTTACCAGAAAAGTCAGAAGCTGGCTATTTACCTTTAGATCAAGAATTAATCCGCAAATTACGCGCTTACTTACGGGCTGAAGGTTTAACAGAATTAATCCATTATTCTCTAGTTAAACCAGGAGAAAGCCAACAGGTAGTCTTAACAAATCCTTTGTTTGCAGAATATTCGGCATTGCGAACTGATTTAATTGCTGGGTTAATTGATGCCTGTCAATATAATATTGAACAGGGAAATGGGGTACTGAATGGTTTTGAAATTGGGCGAATTTTCTGGCGAGAAGAAGAAGGTTTAGAAGAAGCTGAAATGTTAGCGGGGATCATCGGTGGTGATTCAACTTTGGGTAAATGGTCACGAGGTGGTCGTGAACAACCGATTACTTGGTTTGAAGCTAAAGGCATTTTAGAAAGTGTATTTAAGCAATTTAGCTTATTAGTAGAATTTCAACCTGAAAATCGAGATTCCCGTTTACATCCAGGACGCACTGCTTCTTTGTGGGTACGGGGGAATAGATTGGGTACTTTTGGACAAGTTCACCCCCAATTGCGACGCGAAAAAGGTTTACCAGAGGCAGTTTATGTGTTCCAATTAAATTTGGATGTGCTGTTGAATGCGCTGGATGATGATGAGTTGTTAGTTCCCAAATTCAACTCCTATTCTACCTATCCGGCTAGTGACAGAGATATTGCCTTTTTTGCACCTGTCAAAGTCACAGTTTCAGAAATTGAAAAGGTGATCACCAAAGCGGGTAAAGGTTTGCTCGATTCTGTGGAATTGTTTGATGAGTATCGTGGTGAACACGTTCCAGAAGGACAGCGGAGTTTAGCATTTCGTCTAGTCTACCGTTCAAGCGATCGCACTCTCACCGAAAATGAAGTTGAACCAGTTCATAATAAAGTCCGCACCGCTTTAGTAGAAAAATTTGGTGTTAGTCTGAGAAGTTAG
- a CDS encoding exosortase-dependent surface protein XDP2 — translation MKIKSAFISIGLLFGAVLSGANSAEAANFTSNVTQTNAKSNVILNSITQNGKTFDNFSYVNKAIIKYNTPKNTTNSNSGAASTDKGDNATSPLATAEDPTGNAIAAFLGNNNLNNIIDTEDDGYFTIDVFFDSKIFKDKLGLDNLFFWERGQNSTLGIQALDKSGNLIGSFKQLTETKKSTNYAGFQIDTKEIGESQNVGSWGMSLQDLGVTELSGLRLTSQGKSYSGPDFKVIARKSVPEPTTILGLGAVAGLALLRRRQLKQSSI, via the coding sequence ATGAAAATTAAAAGTGCATTTATCTCTATAGGCTTGCTTTTCGGTGCTGTGTTATCTGGTGCTAACTCTGCTGAAGCTGCAAATTTTACCAGCAATGTCACGCAGACTAATGCTAAAAGTAATGTCATTCTAAACTCCATTACTCAAAATGGAAAAACATTTGATAACTTCTCTTACGTCAACAAGGCTATTATTAAGTACAATACACCCAAAAACACTACAAACTCTAACAGTGGTGCAGCTAGTACTGATAAAGGTGATAATGCAACCTCACCATTAGCAACAGCCGAAGACCCTACAGGTAATGCCATTGCAGCTTTTTTGGGTAATAACAACTTAAATAACATCATTGACACAGAAGATGATGGTTATTTCACTATTGATGTTTTCTTTGATAGCAAAATTTTCAAAGATAAATTAGGGTTGGATAATCTGTTCTTTTGGGAACGTGGTCAGAATAGTACATTAGGTATTCAAGCATTGGATAAGTCTGGAAATTTAATCGGTAGTTTCAAACAACTTACAGAAACAAAAAAATCCACTAACTATGCTGGCTTCCAAATTGACACCAAAGAAATTGGGGAAAGTCAAAATGTAGGTTCTTGGGGTATGAGTCTCCAAGATTTGGGAGTGACTGAATTAAGTGGTTTGAGATTAACATCTCAAGGAAAAAGCTATAGTGGCCCTGATTTTAAGGTAATAGCTAGAAAATCTGTACCTGAGCCAACAACCATACTTGGGTTAGGTGCAGTTGCTGGACTCGCTTTATTACGCCGTCGCCAGTTGAAACAGAGTTCTATTTAA
- a CDS encoding AbrB/MazE/SpoVT family DNA-binding domain-containing protein: MTLTNSSIPQHYTLDIEPEGRLTLPKEIQQILNLESGDRLILTLEDNGKLQLVSLKQQVKKLRGLLKDKSPDRNLVDELIQERRQEYLSE; the protein is encoded by the coding sequence ATGACACTTACTAATTCATCAATTCCTCAACACTATACACTTGATATTGAACCGGAAGGACGTTTAACTTTACCTAAAGAGATTCAACAAATACTCAATTTAGAATCTGGTGATAGATTAATTTTAACACTTGAAGATAATGGCAAACTCCAATTAGTCAGTCTTAAACAACAAGTAAAAAAATTAAGAGGTTTATTAAAAGACAAATCACCTGATAGAAACTTGGTAGATGAACTCATCCAGGAACGCAGACAGGAGTATTTAAGTGAATAA
- a CDS encoding dual OB domain-containing protein, whose translation MSSVKKIICLANSWKNKERCIAGIDLDTGNWIRPVCDQYDDGRVPRNIRLVAGREPELLDILEIPLADTGENFGFESENLTILPGEWQLVGKAKPEDVLQYSWKDRYILHNPIKYVKESYLKSLPFENRRTLQLIYAENLDVKSQENETGLTKWKGTLENTSGQKLTEVRITDPAFISKLDAGYQIKGNYLITVSLGMPGQYMGWEEENYCWKLIAGVIEIDELSNRQLTLDL comes from the coding sequence ATGTCATCTGTGAAAAAAATTATCTGTCTTGCCAATTCTTGGAAAAACAAAGAACGGTGTATTGCTGGAATTGATTTAGATACTGGTAATTGGATTCGTCCTGTATGTGACCAATATGATGATGGTCGAGTCCCAAGAAATATTCGACTTGTGGCGGGAAGAGAACCAGAATTATTAGACATTCTAGAGATTCCACTAGCAGACACAGGTGAAAACTTTGGGTTTGAAAGTGAAAACCTCACTATCCTACCTGGAGAATGGCAACTAGTAGGTAAAGCTAAACCAGAAGATGTATTGCAATATTCTTGGAAAGATCGTTATATTCTTCATAATCCGATTAAATATGTCAAAGAGTCATATCTAAAATCTCTGCCTTTCGAGAATCGGCGTACATTACAACTTATTTATGCTGAAAACTTGGATGTAAAGTCTCAAGAAAATGAGACTGGATTAACAAAGTGGAAAGGTACACTAGAAAATACTTCTGGTCAGAAGTTAACAGAAGTAAGAATCACCGATCCTGCTTTTATTTCTAAATTGGATGCGGGATATCAAATTAAAGGTAACTATTTAATAACGGTTAGCTTAGGTATGCCTGGTCAATATATGGGCTGGGAAGAGGAAAATTATTGCTGGAAACTGATAGCAGGTGTGATAGAAATAGATGAACTTTCAAACCGGCAACTTACTCTGGATCTCTAG
- a CDS encoding NAD(P)/FAD-dependent oxidoreductase encodes MKEILYLEVPTTDTAAVRNWLQVDFAPGNGEKLLTADGFRLRSPVVSVEEGLPDELSVFVWSVQHTTYLKVFRWAKKPFTNEAQILQRLTTEIRSYFPHSYPELPEIDFQKSIFAELEPYYPLTVKYFQKMPNGENDLKRAYWWEQRWREGVRNPQKPRQVVFSAENREEEKPNLQYDLIYIGGALGSIHAALMAKLGYKVLLVERLPFGRMNREWNISRDEIQCLVNLGLLTNAELETIIAREYKDGFNKFFDGNNPSHLKAPILHTPTVLNIALDSEKLLQICGQKLQAAGGDIWDETEFIRADVSNTQVMLSVKHLPSGNEKQVSGRLLIDAMGTASPIAWQLNGGRAFDSVCPTVGAVIDKGFEPGVWDSDYGDVLYSHGDISRGRQLIWELFPGVGEELTIYLFHYHEVNGKNPGSLLEMYEDFFTILPEYRRCDMDKLVWKKPTFGYIPGHFSVSSSDRTIAFDRLIAIGDAASLQSPLIFTGFGSLVRNLERLTTLLNTAIKHDLLSFQHLNQIRAYQSNVAVTWLFSKGMMVPTGKFIPPQRVNSMLNTFFGLLANEPPQVADNFIKDRCDWLTFNRLALKAARKNPALLLWIWQMAGLKDLLRWLGNYVNFCRHALVSTFLSKWFASFLKSNQSWLEPRYPGLWLKLLTINYAISTGKPLWHNQVVKVNPKALTQTSH; translated from the coding sequence AGGTAGATTTTGCACCGGGGAATGGGGAAAAGTTGCTGACAGCAGATGGTTTTCGGCTGAGAAGCCCTGTTGTCTCTGTTGAGGAAGGTTTGCCGGATGAACTTTCTGTGTTTGTCTGGTCGGTACAGCATACTACTTATCTCAAGGTGTTCCGTTGGGCTAAGAAACCCTTTACTAATGAGGCGCAAATTCTCCAACGTTTAACCACAGAAATCCGCAGCTACTTCCCCCATAGTTATCCAGAACTACCAGAAATTGATTTCCAAAAGTCGATTTTCGCAGAGCTAGAACCTTATTATCCCCTAACTGTCAAGTACTTTCAGAAAATGCCTAATGGAGAAAATGACCTCAAGCGTGCTTACTGGTGGGAGCAACGTTGGCGAGAAGGGGTAAGAAATCCGCAAAAGCCTCGTCAGGTGGTATTTTCTGCGGAAAACAGGGAAGAGGAAAAGCCCAATCTCCAGTATGACCTCATTTACATTGGTGGGGCTTTAGGTTCAATTCATGCGGCTTTGATGGCTAAGTTAGGCTATAAAGTCTTGTTGGTGGAACGTTTACCTTTTGGCAGAATGAATCGGGAATGGAATATTTCCCGTGATGAAATCCAATGTTTGGTTAATTTGGGTTTGCTGACAAATGCTGAGTTGGAAACAATTATTGCCAGGGAATACAAAGACGGATTTAATAAATTTTTTGATGGGAATAATCCCTCTCACCTGAAAGCGCCAATTTTGCACACCCCTACCGTGCTGAATATAGCTCTAGATTCTGAAAAATTACTGCAAATATGTGGACAAAAACTACAAGCTGCGGGTGGTGATATCTGGGATGAAACAGAGTTTATCCGAGCAGATGTCAGTAATACACAAGTTATGTTGAGTGTCAAGCATTTGCCTAGTGGTAATGAAAAGCAAGTGAGTGGAAGATTGCTGATAGATGCGATGGGAACGGCTTCACCTATTGCTTGGCAATTAAATGGTGGTAGGGCTTTTGATAGTGTTTGTCCGACTGTGGGAGCAGTAATTGACAAGGGATTTGAGCCGGGAGTCTGGGATTCTGATTATGGAGATGTTCTTTATAGTCATGGAGATATTTCTAGAGGTAGACAGTTGATTTGGGAGTTATTTCCTGGGGTTGGGGAAGAACTAACGATTTATCTGTTTCATTATCATGAGGTGAATGGGAAAAATCCTGGTTCTTTGCTGGAGATGTATGAGGACTTCTTCACGATTTTGCCAGAGTATCGTCGCTGTGATATGGATAAACTGGTGTGGAAAAAGCCGACATTTGGCTATATACCGGGGCATTTTAGTGTTAGTAGTAGCGATCGCACAATTGCTTTTGATAGATTAATCGCAATTGGTGATGCTGCCTCACTCCAATCACCTCTAATCTTCACTGGGTTTGGTTCCCTAGTTCGCAATTTGGAGCGTTTAACCACCCTATTAAATACAGCCATCAAACATGACTTATTGAGTTTCCAACATTTAAATCAAATTCGTGCTTATCAAAGTAACGTTGCTGTCACCTGGTTATTTTCTAAAGGCATGATGGTTCCAACAGGGAAATTTATCCCCCCCCAAAGGGTGAATTCTATGCTCAATACCTTCTTTGGCTTATTAGCAAACGAACCTCCACAAGTGGCAGATAACTTCATTAAAGATCGCTGTGATTGGTTAACCTTTAACCGTCTAGCCCTGAAAGCAGCAAGAAAAAATCCAGCATTGCTACTATGGATTTGGCAAATGGCTGGGCTTAAAGATTTGCTGAGATGGTTGGGTAATTATGTCAATTTCTGTCGTCACGCCCTAGTCAGTACTTTTTTAAGCAAATGGTTCGCTAGTTTCCTCAAGTCCAATCAATCTTGGCTAGAACCTCGTTATCCCGGACTGTGGTTAAAGTTGTTAACAATTAATTATGCAATTTCTACCGGCAAACCACTATGGCACAATCAGGTAGTCAAAGTTAACCCAAAAGCATTAACTCAAACTAGTCATTAG
- a CDS encoding TIGR03943 family putative permease subunit — translation MASIQNQKPKIPNQLIPWLDVLAITAWGILMLKYWLTSKLNLLIHPDYFWLVIMGAVGLLIVGFFKGKQLWKRRRRYEAPANNDQHINLFPPGWGSGLLLTTAILGFIITPRVFTSQTALDRGVTEILGATRSQPQSFRATVQPEERSLIDWVRILNVYPEPDAYTGQKVKVQGFVIHPPELDKDLLLLAKFVITCCAADVYPAGLPVKLPDNRDQYPPDVWLEVEGQMITENVANKRQLTIKATSLKKIPQPENPYSY, via the coding sequence ATGGCTTCAATCCAAAATCAAAAACCCAAAATCCCAAATCAGTTGATCCCCTGGCTAGATGTACTAGCAATTACAGCTTGGGGAATATTAATGCTGAAATATTGGCTCACAAGTAAACTAAATTTATTGATTCACCCTGATTACTTTTGGTTAGTAATTATGGGTGCTGTCGGTTTACTAATTGTGGGGTTTTTCAAGGGAAAACAACTTTGGAAACGCCGTCGTCGTTATGAAGCACCTGCTAATAACGATCAGCATATAAATTTATTTCCCCCTGGTTGGGGTAGTGGTTTGCTGCTAACCACAGCTATTTTAGGATTTATAATTACTCCTCGTGTTTTTACTAGTCAAACAGCACTTGATCGGGGTGTAACAGAGATACTTGGGGCCACACGCTCCCAACCCCAATCCTTTCGCGCTACTGTGCAGCCAGAAGAGCGATCGCTCATAGATTGGGTACGCATTCTCAATGTCTATCCAGAACCAGACGCATACACAGGACAAAAAGTTAAAGTCCAGGGATTTGTGATCCATCCCCCAGAATTAGATAAAGACTTGTTGTTATTAGCAAAATTTGTGATCACTTGTTGTGCCGCAGATGTCTATCCCGCAGGCTTACCTGTTAAACTTCCAGATAATCGTGATCAGTATCCCCCAGATGTGTGGCTAGAAGTAGAGGGACAAATGATCACAGAAAATGTAGCCAATAAACGCCAACTTACTATCAAGGCTACCTCCCTCAAAAAAATTCCCCAACCTGAAAATCCTTATAGTTATTAG
- a CDS encoding permease, with protein MNQLNNGFTLFLSLLVEAMPFLLLGVLFSSFLLFFIDERKLVEKMPTNPLLGALVGSMIGFLFPVCECGNVPVARRLLMQGVPTPVAIGFLLAAPTINPIVIWATWTAFRDQPEIVVLRVVLSLAIATMIGFIFSFQQDLSPFVQPTIARYLKYNPPANKDVKRKGRRYQAPAEATTNSLLQSGTYILGGKAGISTRISDNLIQTTLSTSSVNKPLADKLRLVLDNIVQELRELGGVMVVGSAIAASIQVLAPRELILSLGAGPITSILAMLVLAAVVSICSTVDAFFALSFASSFTSGSLLAFLVFGPMIDIKGVGLMLSIFKPRALFYLFALAGLLTFFLTLLLNLHVM; from the coding sequence ATGAATCAACTGAACAACGGTTTTACGCTATTTCTAAGTCTGCTAGTCGAGGCGATGCCTTTTTTGCTGCTGGGAGTGTTATTCTCCAGTTTTCTGCTGTTTTTTATTGATGAGCGCAAATTAGTAGAGAAAATGCCGACAAATCCTCTGTTGGGGGCTTTAGTAGGCAGCATGATTGGCTTTTTATTTCCGGTGTGTGAGTGTGGTAATGTGCCGGTTGCACGGCGGTTATTAATGCAGGGAGTACCCACACCCGTAGCAATTGGCTTTTTACTAGCAGCGCCGACAATTAACCCAATTGTGATTTGGGCAACTTGGACAGCATTTCGAGATCAACCAGAAATAGTAGTGTTAAGAGTTGTATTGTCTTTAGCGATCGCTACTATGATCGGTTTTATTTTCAGTTTTCAGCAAGACTTAAGTCCTTTTGTTCAACCGACTATCGCTCGCTATCTGAAATATAATCCACCTGCTAACAAAGACGTTAAACGCAAGGGAAGGCGTTACCAAGCACCAGCAGAAGCAACTACTAATAGCCTTTTGCAATCAGGAACTTATATTCTGGGCGGTAAAGCAGGTATATCCACTAGGATCAGTGATAATTTAATCCAGACAACTCTTTCAACTTCTAGCGTCAATAAACCTCTTGCAGATAAACTTCGTCTAGTATTGGATAACATAGTCCAAGAATTACGAGAATTAGGGGGCGTGATGGTAGTAGGAAGCGCTATTGCTGCTTCTATTCAAGTTCTAGCACCTCGTGAACTCATCCTCAGTTTAGGTGCTGGGCCAATCACCTCAATCCTGGCCATGTTGGTTTTAGCAGCAGTAGTATCAATCTGTTCTACAGTCGATGCTTTTTTTGCACTATCTTTTGCTTCAAGTTTTACCAGTGGTTCTTTATTAGCATTTTTGGTATTTGGCCCCATGATTGACATCAAAGGTGTTGGTTTGATGTTATCAATTTTCAAACCTAGAGCTTTATTTTATCTATTCGCTTTAGCCGGACTATTGACATTTTTCTTGACTTTACTTTTGAATCTGCACGTTATGTAA